From the Xyrauchen texanus isolate HMW12.3.18 chromosome 37, RBS_HiC_50CHRs, whole genome shotgun sequence genome, one window contains:
- the LOC127630793 gene encoding transcription initiation factor TFIID subunit 10-like: MNVDLPQTGQTGAAAASITSSSNCVPNSTSAANASSIPAVGSSNVSTSAAMATPSDSAVSNGVYMPTGITNGDVKPVISSTPLADFLMQLEDYTPTIPDAVTGYYLNRAGFEASDPRIIRLISLASQKFISDIANDALQHCKMKGTASGSSRNKAKDKKYTLTMEDLTPALSEYGINVKKPHYFI, encoded by the exons ATGAACGTAGATCTTCCGCAAACAGGACAGACCGGAGCTGCAGCGGCATCCATCACATCCAGCAGCAACTGCGTCCCGAACAGCACCTCTGCCGCGAATGCCAGCAGCATACCTGCGGTCGGCAGCAGTAATG TTTCCACCTCGGCTGCCATGGCAACCCCATCTGATTCGGCCGTGTCAAACGGCGTGTATATGCCCACAGGTATCACCAATGGCGATGTAAAGCCTGTTATCTCATCGACACCACTGGCTGATTTCCTGATGCAGTTGGAGGACTACACACCCACT ATCCCAGATGCAGTTACAGGATACTACCTCAATCGAGCTGGTTTTGAAGCGTCAGATCCAAGAAT AATCCGTCTCATCTCACTGGCATCTCAGAAGTTCATTTCAGACATTGCAAATGATGCACTGCAGCACTGCAAAATGAAAGGCACAGCCTCTGGAAGCTCCAGAAACAAAGCCAAG GACAAGAAGTACACACTGACAATGGAAGATCTGACTCCAGCACTGTCAGAATATGGCATAAATGTTAAGAAACCTCACTACTTCATTTGA
- the LOC127630790 gene encoding putative protein 2 isoform X2: MSSSIARDLQAPALILVFLLLIQLVSHTHADKSFEDVRCKCICPPYRNINGHIYNRNVSQKDCNCLHVVEPMPVPGHDVEAYCLLCECKYEERSSNTIKVTIIIYLSVVGALLLYMLFLLLVDPLIRKRDPYIMPLQNEEDSEDVRPRVDGEQGRGNTVLERVEGAQQRWKKQVQEQRKTVFDRHKLLS, translated from the exons ATGTCGTCCAGCATTGCTCGAGATCTCCAGGCACCAGCACTTATTCTGGTGTTTCTACTTCTCATACAACTCGTATCACATACACATGCAGATAAG AGTTTTGAAGATGTGCGATGCAAGTGCATCTGTCCACCCTACCGAAACATAAATGGACATATCTACAATAGGAACGTGTCCCAGAAAGACTG TAACTGTCTGCATGTGGTGGAGCCTATGCCAGTGCCTGGTCATGATGTTGAGGCCTACTGCCTTCTTTGTGAGTGCAAGTATGAAGAACGAAGCAGCAATACTATCAAG GTGACTATTATCATCTACTTGTCAGTGGTAGGAGCTCTTCTGCTCTATATGCTTTTCCTGCTTCTAGTTGATCCTCTGATCCGCAAACGTGATCCCTACATCATGCCATTGCAGAACGAGGAGGATTCAGAG GATGTGAGGCCTCGTGTGGATGGTGAACAGGGCCGTGGAAATACGGTGCTCGAGAGGGTAGAGGGAGCACAGCAGCGCTGGAAGAAACAGGTCCAGGAGCAACGCAAGACTGTGTTTGACCGCCATAAGCTGCTCAGCTAA
- the LOC127630790 gene encoding putative protein 2 isoform X1, whose protein sequence is MDVDSYIMSSSIARDLQAPALILVFLLLIQLVSHTHADKSFEDVRCKCICPPYRNINGHIYNRNVSQKDCNCLHVVEPMPVPGHDVEAYCLLCECKYEERSSNTIKVTIIIYLSVVGALLLYMLFLLLVDPLIRKRDPYIMPLQNEEDSEDVRPRVDGEQGRGNTVLERVEGAQQRWKKQVQEQRKTVFDRHKLLS, encoded by the exons ATGGACGTTGATTcat ATATCATGTCGTCCAGCATTGCTCGAGATCTCCAGGCACCAGCACTTATTCTGGTGTTTCTACTTCTCATACAACTCGTATCACATACACATGCAGATAAG AGTTTTGAAGATGTGCGATGCAAGTGCATCTGTCCACCCTACCGAAACATAAATGGACATATCTACAATAGGAACGTGTCCCAGAAAGACTG TAACTGTCTGCATGTGGTGGAGCCTATGCCAGTGCCTGGTCATGATGTTGAGGCCTACTGCCTTCTTTGTGAGTGCAAGTATGAAGAACGAAGCAGCAATACTATCAAG GTGACTATTATCATCTACTTGTCAGTGGTAGGAGCTCTTCTGCTCTATATGCTTTTCCTGCTTCTAGTTGATCCTCTGATCCGCAAACGTGATCCCTACATCATGCCATTGCAGAACGAGGAGGATTCAGAG GATGTGAGGCCTCGTGTGGATGGTGAACAGGGCCGTGGAAATACGGTGCTCGAGAGGGTAGAGGGAGCACAGCAGCGCTGGAAGAAACAGGTCCAGGAGCAACGCAAGACTGTGTTTGACCGCCATAAGCTGCTCAGCTAA
- the LOC127630784 gene encoding histone-lysine N-methyltransferase SUV39H1-like, protein MAENLKGQFCRVACIATSQQLETLCREQGVICNEMGINKQNLCDYEVEYLCDYKRNIINEGRTQTTQELFLVKWRGYPESSNTWEPRKNLKCVDLLNQFWEDLNAEMQRQKKRVIPKKLDAGTAFHLVQRAKLRQTLALWEVHLNSLGAHKGHIYVRNQIDLEGPPKTFTYINDYKVGDGIMLNEVAVGCDCTDCLGSPADGCCAGASQHKFAYNELGQVRIRPGLPIYECNKRCRCGLDCPNRIVQRGIRYSLCIFRTDNGRGWGVRTMERIRKNTFVMEYVGEIITTEEAERRGHVYDKEGATYLFDLDYVDDEYTVDAAHYGNISHFVNHSCDPNLQVYNVFIENLDERLPRIAFFATRGIKAGEELTFDYKMKIDPVDAESEKMDSNFSLTGLPGSPKKRMRMECKCGVATCRKYLF, encoded by the exons ATGGCGGAAAATTTGAAAG GTCAATTTTGTAGGGTTGCATGTATTGCTACTTCACAGCAGCTGGAGACGCTCTGTCGAGAGCAGGGTGTGATATGCAATGAGATGGGCATCAACAAACAAAATCTGTGTGATTATGAGGTGGAATACCTCTGTGACTACAAAAGAAACATCATCAACGAGGGGAGGACACAAACAACACAG GAGTTATTCTTGGTGAAATGGAGGGGCTACCCCGAATCCAGCAACACATGGGAGCCACGGAAGAACCTGAAGTGCGTAGATCTGCTTAACCAGTTCTGGGAGGACCTGAATGCAGAAATGCAGAGACAGAAGAAGCGTGTCATCCCCAAAAAGCTAGACGCCGGCACTGCGTTCCACCTCGTCCAGCGGGCAAAACTCAGGCAGACCCTTGCACTGTGGGAGGTGCACCTCAACAGCTTGGGTGCCCACAAAGGCCACATTTACGTCAGGAACCAGATCGACCTAGAAGGCCCACCTAAGACCTTCACATACATAAATGACTATAAAGTTGGTGATGGGATCATGCTCAATGAAGTGGCTGTGGGCTGTGATTGCACAGACTGCCTGGGCAGCCCCGCGGATGGCTGCTGTGCTGGAGCTTCGCAGCACAAGTTTGCTTACAATGAATTGGGCCAGGTGCGCATTCGGCCAGGGTTGCCCATTTATGAGTGCAACAAACGGTGCCGCTGTGGCCTGGATTGCCCCAACAGAATAGTGCAGAGGGGCATTCGATATTCCCTCTGCATTTTTAGGACAGACAATGGTAGGGGCTGGGGGGTGCGAACCATGGAACGCATTCGCAAGAACACTTTCGTCATGGAGTATGTTGGGGAG ATCATTACAACAGAGGAAGCAGAACGGAGAGGTCATGTGTATGATAAAGAAGGAGCAACCTACCTTTTTGACTTGGATTATGTGGACGACGAATACACGGTGGATGCTGCTCACTACGGAAACATCTCCCACTTTGTCAACCACAGC TGTGACCCCAACCTCCAGGTATATAATGTGTTTATTGAGAACTTGGATGAGCGACTGCCACGGATAGCATTTTTCGCCACACGTGGCATAAAGGCAGGAGAGGAGCTCACCTTTGACTACAAAATGAAGA tcGATCCAGTAGATGCCGAGAGTGAAAAGATGGATTCTAATTTCAGTTTGACAGGACTTCCAGGTTCTCCTAAGAAACGCATGCGCATGGAGTGCAAATGTGGGGTTGCGACATGCAGAAAGTACCTTTTTTAG
- the LOC127630785 gene encoding protein phosphatase 1 regulatory subunit 3A-like isoform X3: MAQGDNNFLTIPSQNSIFMTVRAERSVEGNSKLLGDEDEEETEDDFRLIPRSSPVPRKRGLSIADETAEYMRIRLALPSRRVSFVDSTGGDLAAVRMFVLFDSDDDDDSKWEEEQALNRKAYRELTYQVSPDFHELAGTELDLSVHTNKVEVERVASVPDDPVSFEVLIRVLNISFHKSVYVRSTMDGWVSHFDHPAEYVEGSNDVETDSFSVKLSFASPYLFNGARIDFVVRYETSDGEFWANNSGKNYSVTLIQSYEEDTDQYTKAANIELRGILKPPRSDIDYDNSYDKDDAHLSSKDCESLDVQTACAQPIIVQPEIDIECCKNKIRMD, encoded by the exons ATGGCACAGGGTGATAATAATTTCCTAACCATCCCCTCGCAAAATAGTATTTTCATGACAGTGAGGGCTGAGCGTTCAGTAGAAGGGAACAGCAAGCTCCTGGGCGATGAAGATGAGGAAGAAACGGAGGATGACTTTCGGCTTATACCAAGGTCCTCTCCCGTGCCCAGAAAGCGAGGACTTTCAATTGCCGATGAAACAGCGGAGTACATGCGAATTCGACTCGCGCtgcccagcagaagagtgtcgtTTGTTGACAGCACAGGAGGCGACCTGGCTGCTGTCAGAATGTTTGTACTGTTTGATTCGGATGATGATGACGACTCAAAATGGGAGGAAGAGCAGGCGCTGAACCGAAAGGCATACCGTGAGCTCACTTACCAGGTGTCGCCAGATTTCCATGAGCTCGCGGGAACGGAGCTCGACCTCTCCGTTCACACTAACAAGGTGGAGGTGGAGCGCGTGGCATCTGTACCGGACGACCCTGTGTCTTTCGAGGTGCTGATCCGGGTGCTCAATATTTCTTTTCACAAATCAGTCTATGTCCGGTCCACAATGGACGGATGGGTCAGTCACTTTGATCATCCAGCCGAGTACGTCGAGGGCTCCAACGATGTTGAAACGGACTCATTTTCAGTGAAGCTGTCTTTCGCTTCACCGTACCTGTTCAACGGAGCGCGAATCGATTTCGTTGTGCGATATGAGACGTCAGATGGAGAGTTTTGGGCGAACAACTCCGGCAAGAATTATTCAGTGACTCTCATTCAGTCATATGAGGAAGACACTGACCAGTACACCAAGGCGGCGAATATTGAGCTAAGAGGTATCCTGAAGCCCCCAAG ATCGGACATTGACTACGATAACTCTTATGACAAAGATGATG CACACTTGAGCAGCAAAGACTGTGAATCATTGGATGTTCAGACTGCTTGTGCACAGCCGATTATAGTCCAGCCAGAGATCGACATTGAG TGCTGCAAAAACAAGATCAGAATGGACTGA
- the LOC127630785 gene encoding protein phosphatase 1 regulatory subunit 3A-like isoform X1: protein MAQGDNNFLTIPSQNSIFMTVRAERSVEGNSKLLGDEDEEETEDDFRLIPRSSPVPRKRGLSIADETAEYMRIRLALPSRRVSFVDSTGGDLAAVRMFVLFDSDDDDDSKWEEEQALNRKAYRELTYQVSPDFHELAGTELDLSVHTNKVEVERVASVPDDPVSFEVLIRVLNISFHKSVYVRSTMDGWVSHFDHPAEYVEGSNDVETDSFSVKLSFASPYLFNGARIDFVVRYETSDGEFWANNSGKNYSVTLIQSYEEDTDQYTKAANIELRGILKPPRSDIDYDNSYDKDDAHLSSKDCESLDVQTACAQPIIVQPEIDIETAMNLSSFPQSIRHFLTTGCPPSTTNIPYGEPLLLESILSSNSPQTEESETTGEIIQQLSVLDQRSHIYQQFSEPQDQVLSL, encoded by the exons ATGGCACAGGGTGATAATAATTTCCTAACCATCCCCTCGCAAAATAGTATTTTCATGACAGTGAGGGCTGAGCGTTCAGTAGAAGGGAACAGCAAGCTCCTGGGCGATGAAGATGAGGAAGAAACGGAGGATGACTTTCGGCTTATACCAAGGTCCTCTCCCGTGCCCAGAAAGCGAGGACTTTCAATTGCCGATGAAACAGCGGAGTACATGCGAATTCGACTCGCGCtgcccagcagaagagtgtcgtTTGTTGACAGCACAGGAGGCGACCTGGCTGCTGTCAGAATGTTTGTACTGTTTGATTCGGATGATGATGACGACTCAAAATGGGAGGAAGAGCAGGCGCTGAACCGAAAGGCATACCGTGAGCTCACTTACCAGGTGTCGCCAGATTTCCATGAGCTCGCGGGAACGGAGCTCGACCTCTCCGTTCACACTAACAAGGTGGAGGTGGAGCGCGTGGCATCTGTACCGGACGACCCTGTGTCTTTCGAGGTGCTGATCCGGGTGCTCAATATTTCTTTTCACAAATCAGTCTATGTCCGGTCCACAATGGACGGATGGGTCAGTCACTTTGATCATCCAGCCGAGTACGTCGAGGGCTCCAACGATGTTGAAACGGACTCATTTTCAGTGAAGCTGTCTTTCGCTTCACCGTACCTGTTCAACGGAGCGCGAATCGATTTCGTTGTGCGATATGAGACGTCAGATGGAGAGTTTTGGGCGAACAACTCCGGCAAGAATTATTCAGTGACTCTCATTCAGTCATATGAGGAAGACACTGACCAGTACACCAAGGCGGCGAATATTGAGCTAAGAGGTATCCTGAAGCCCCCAAG ATCGGACATTGACTACGATAACTCTTATGACAAAGATGATG CACACTTGAGCAGCAAAGACTGTGAATCATTGGATGTTCAGACTGCTTGTGCACAGCCGATTATAGTCCAGCCAGAGATCGACATTGAG ACAGCCATGAATTTGTCCAGTTTTCCACAGTCCATCAGGCATTTCTTAACAACAGGATGTCCTCCATCCACTACAAATATTCCCTATGGAGAACCACTTCTGCTAGAGTCAATTTTGTCCAGTAATTCACCACAAACAGAAGAGTCTGAAACAACGGGTGAAATTATTCAACAGTTATCAGTACTTGACCAAAGATCACATATATATCAACAGTTTTCTGAACCTCAAGATCAAGTCTTAAGTCTATAA
- the LOC127630785 gene encoding protein phosphatase 1 regulatory subunit 3A-like isoform X4 → MAQGDNNFLTIPSQNSIFMTVRAERSVEGNSKLLGDEDEEETEDDFRLIPRSSPVPRKRGLSIADETAEYMRIRLALPSRRVSFVDSTGGDLAAVRMFVLFDSDDDDDSKWEEEQALNRKAYRELTYQVSPDFHELAGTELDLSVHTNKVEVERVASVPDDPVSFEVLIRVLNISFHKSVYVRSTMDGWVSHFDHPAEYVEGSNDVETDSFSVKLSFASPYLFNGARIDFVVRYETSDGEFWANNSGKNYSVTLIQSYEEDTDQYTKAANIELRGILKPPRSDIDYDNSYDKDDAHLSSKDCESLDVQTACAQPIIVQPEIDIEP, encoded by the exons ATGGCACAGGGTGATAATAATTTCCTAACCATCCCCTCGCAAAATAGTATTTTCATGACAGTGAGGGCTGAGCGTTCAGTAGAAGGGAACAGCAAGCTCCTGGGCGATGAAGATGAGGAAGAAACGGAGGATGACTTTCGGCTTATACCAAGGTCCTCTCCCGTGCCCAGAAAGCGAGGACTTTCAATTGCCGATGAAACAGCGGAGTACATGCGAATTCGACTCGCGCtgcccagcagaagagtgtcgtTTGTTGACAGCACAGGAGGCGACCTGGCTGCTGTCAGAATGTTTGTACTGTTTGATTCGGATGATGATGACGACTCAAAATGGGAGGAAGAGCAGGCGCTGAACCGAAAGGCATACCGTGAGCTCACTTACCAGGTGTCGCCAGATTTCCATGAGCTCGCGGGAACGGAGCTCGACCTCTCCGTTCACACTAACAAGGTGGAGGTGGAGCGCGTGGCATCTGTACCGGACGACCCTGTGTCTTTCGAGGTGCTGATCCGGGTGCTCAATATTTCTTTTCACAAATCAGTCTATGTCCGGTCCACAATGGACGGATGGGTCAGTCACTTTGATCATCCAGCCGAGTACGTCGAGGGCTCCAACGATGTTGAAACGGACTCATTTTCAGTGAAGCTGTCTTTCGCTTCACCGTACCTGTTCAACGGAGCGCGAATCGATTTCGTTGTGCGATATGAGACGTCAGATGGAGAGTTTTGGGCGAACAACTCCGGCAAGAATTATTCAGTGACTCTCATTCAGTCATATGAGGAAGACACTGACCAGTACACCAAGGCGGCGAATATTGAGCTAAGAGGTATCCTGAAGCCCCCAAG ATCGGACATTGACTACGATAACTCTTATGACAAAGATGATG CACACTTGAGCAGCAAAGACTGTGAATCATTGGATGTTCAGACTGCTTGTGCACAGCCGATTATAGTCCAGCCAGAGATCGACATTGAG CCATGA
- the LOC127630785 gene encoding protein phosphatase 1 regulatory subunit 3A-like isoform X2, with the protein MAQGDNNFLTIPSQNSIFMTVRAERSVEGNSKLLGDEDEEETEDDFRLIPRSSPVPRKRGLSIADETAEYMRIRLALPSRRVSFVDSTGGDLAAVRMFVLFDSDDDDDSKWEEEQALNRKAYRELTYQVSPDFHELAGTELDLSVHTNKVEVERVASVPDDPVSFEVLIRVLNISFHKSVYVRSTMDGWVSHFDHPAEYVEGSNDVETDSFSVKLSFASPYLFNGARIDFVVRYETSDGEFWANNSGKNYSVTLIQSYEEDTDQYTKAANIELRGILKPPRSDIDYDNSYDKDDAHLSSKDCESLDVQTACAQPIIVQPEIDIEMTAVPPTLGSWQRPLHPQTDGRGCSPDGWQW; encoded by the exons ATGGCACAGGGTGATAATAATTTCCTAACCATCCCCTCGCAAAATAGTATTTTCATGACAGTGAGGGCTGAGCGTTCAGTAGAAGGGAACAGCAAGCTCCTGGGCGATGAAGATGAGGAAGAAACGGAGGATGACTTTCGGCTTATACCAAGGTCCTCTCCCGTGCCCAGAAAGCGAGGACTTTCAATTGCCGATGAAACAGCGGAGTACATGCGAATTCGACTCGCGCtgcccagcagaagagtgtcgtTTGTTGACAGCACAGGAGGCGACCTGGCTGCTGTCAGAATGTTTGTACTGTTTGATTCGGATGATGATGACGACTCAAAATGGGAGGAAGAGCAGGCGCTGAACCGAAAGGCATACCGTGAGCTCACTTACCAGGTGTCGCCAGATTTCCATGAGCTCGCGGGAACGGAGCTCGACCTCTCCGTTCACACTAACAAGGTGGAGGTGGAGCGCGTGGCATCTGTACCGGACGACCCTGTGTCTTTCGAGGTGCTGATCCGGGTGCTCAATATTTCTTTTCACAAATCAGTCTATGTCCGGTCCACAATGGACGGATGGGTCAGTCACTTTGATCATCCAGCCGAGTACGTCGAGGGCTCCAACGATGTTGAAACGGACTCATTTTCAGTGAAGCTGTCTTTCGCTTCACCGTACCTGTTCAACGGAGCGCGAATCGATTTCGTTGTGCGATATGAGACGTCAGATGGAGAGTTTTGGGCGAACAACTCCGGCAAGAATTATTCAGTGACTCTCATTCAGTCATATGAGGAAGACACTGACCAGTACACCAAGGCGGCGAATATTGAGCTAAGAGGTATCCTGAAGCCCCCAAG ATCGGACATTGACTACGATAACTCTTATGACAAAGATGATG CACACTTGAGCAGCAAAGACTGTGAATCATTGGATGTTCAGACTGCTTGTGCACAGCCGATTATAGTCCAGCCAGAGATCGACATTGAG ATGACAGCGGTTCCTCCAACACTTGGCAGCTGGCAGCGACCCCTCCATCCCCAGACAGACGGCCGTGGCTGCTCCCCTGACGGATGGCAGTGGTAG
- the LOC127630785 gene encoding protein phosphatase 1 regulatory subunit 3A-like isoform X5 codes for MAQGDNNFLTIPSQNSIFMTVRAERSVEGNSKLLGDEDEEETEDDFRLIPRSSPVPRKRGLSIADETAEYMRIRLALPSRRVSFVDSTGGDLAAVRMFVLFDSDDDDDSKWEEEQALNRKAYRELTYQVSPDFHELAGTELDLSVHTNKVEVERVASVPDDPVSFEVLIRVLNISFHKSVYVRSTMDGWVSHFDHPAEYVEGSNDVETDSFSVKLSFASPYLFNGARIDFVVRYETSDGEFWANNSGKNYSVTLIQSYEEDTDQYTKAANIELRGILKPPRGCSVEPQ; via the exons ATGGCACAGGGTGATAATAATTTCCTAACCATCCCCTCGCAAAATAGTATTTTCATGACAGTGAGGGCTGAGCGTTCAGTAGAAGGGAACAGCAAGCTCCTGGGCGATGAAGATGAGGAAGAAACGGAGGATGACTTTCGGCTTATACCAAGGTCCTCTCCCGTGCCCAGAAAGCGAGGACTTTCAATTGCCGATGAAACAGCGGAGTACATGCGAATTCGACTCGCGCtgcccagcagaagagtgtcgtTTGTTGACAGCACAGGAGGCGACCTGGCTGCTGTCAGAATGTTTGTACTGTTTGATTCGGATGATGATGACGACTCAAAATGGGAGGAAGAGCAGGCGCTGAACCGAAAGGCATACCGTGAGCTCACTTACCAGGTGTCGCCAGATTTCCATGAGCTCGCGGGAACGGAGCTCGACCTCTCCGTTCACACTAACAAGGTGGAGGTGGAGCGCGTGGCATCTGTACCGGACGACCCTGTGTCTTTCGAGGTGCTGATCCGGGTGCTCAATATTTCTTTTCACAAATCAGTCTATGTCCGGTCCACAATGGACGGATGGGTCAGTCACTTTGATCATCCAGCCGAGTACGTCGAGGGCTCCAACGATGTTGAAACGGACTCATTTTCAGTGAAGCTGTCTTTCGCTTCACCGTACCTGTTCAACGGAGCGCGAATCGATTTCGTTGTGCGATATGAGACGTCAGATGGAGAGTTTTGGGCGAACAACTCCGGCAAGAATTATTCAGTGACTCTCATTCAGTCATATGAGGAAGACACTGACCAGTACACCAAGGCGGCGAATATTGAGCTAAGAGGTATCCTGAAGCCCCCAAG GGGTTGCTCAGTAGAGCCACAGTGA